The genomic stretch ATGCTTTCGACAGACGAACGGCTGACGCTGGAAACCCGGCTCGGCGAGGCGAAGCTTGCGCTTCATAGGCTGGAGATCGGCCAGAGCGCGGTGACATTGTCCTATGACGGCGAGAGCGTGACTTACGGCGGCGCCGATCGGTCCTCGTTGCGCGCCTATATCCGCGATCTCGAAACGAAGCTGGGCGTTCGCCGGTCATCGCGGCCGCGCGGGCGGGGAGTGATCTTCGGATGACAGTGGAAATTCTCGGACCGGATAGCCGGCCGCTTGCCGCCGATGTGCGCAATGCCGCCCGCTTGCAGGCTGCCCGCAACCGGCAAATGGCCGCGACCGTGTCGGGCGAGGCCGTGACGCGGGCAGCCTATCAGGGCGCATCCTATGATCACCCGAGCTTTGCCGGCTGGAAAGCCGGCAATTATTCGGGTCAGTCGGCGCTTTCTGTTTCGCGTTCGACGCTGGTCGATCGCCTCAATGA from Martelella sp. AD-3 encodes the following:
- the gpW gene encoding gpW family head-tail joining protein, which codes for MLSTDERLTLETRLGEAKLALHRLEIGQSAVTLSYDGESVTYGGADRSSLRAYIRDLETKLGVRRSSRPRGRGVIFG